The genomic segment GCGCGagaaattaacaatttcactATTTTCTCagtatttgaaaaatttgcagCACAAAGCGCTTCTAATACCTCCAATATGTCATTCATGTCCAGCGTATGCTTGTGCATTTCCAAAAGCTCATAAAAGGATTGCCAGACCTGTATTATAAAgccaaaataattatctaaaCCATTATAACAATCTAATAACCTACAGCTCATGTAACTTAAAGTACCTTGTGATCTGTGTATCCACATAACGATGAATACTTTAATAGTCTGGCAGTGACAAAAAATGGATAACCCAAATATTCAGCGTTTAAACCAACGTGAGAAATCAACGAATAATCAGCTGAATCGCGCAAAAATTCCTCTGTAACCAAATTCACGTGCCGTTTAGACATGTATTTTCTGAAAAATACGAGGTGTTCGAAGGCTTGAAAAAGCTGATCATATGAGGGATTAAAAATGGATCTAAAGTTGTCAAGTAGGTTAAATATCAGTAAACCGTCAATTCCCAGCTCATCTCTTCTTTCCCTAAGGATACCAATAAGATCTAAAATTTCACTGGGAGATAGTTGATATTTCTTCTCCAGAATTATGCCCTTGAATTTCGATATTATTTCACCCATACTACCCTTGTCTCTTAGAACTTTAAATGCCAACAAAGCGTTCCTAGCGCTAATTCCATCATACTCTATCTGTTTCATGGATTTGCAaatcaattcatcaaaatcCTTAGTAGTTTCTATTAGTGCCAGTGACAGGGTAAAAAACTGAGAATATTCAGTATCAGATTTTATTGCcgtaaaaaattttgtaatttcatCGGAAAATAGCATCGATAACTTTTTGACAAATCCAACATAGGAAACGCGATACTCATAGCACATTTGTAACAGAGGTAAAAACTGctttaaattttcataatgATTACAACAATCGTTTGAAATTTTGCCAATaggtaaattttgtattacATATTCAGATAATCTAGACTCTACAATATCCAAGAGCATGATCAACCACTTTTTTTTGACATTTGTAGTTAGTGTGAGTCTGTTGAACACAGGTACagcaatttttgaaatctGAGAAATCGTACTGGTACGGGCCAAATGGAGTAGCAAAAAAGCTGCAaattcatatataaaatccCCCCCTTTAACCTGCCAAGCTGAAAGTATGTTCAGCAATTTGCCTAAGTAATCGGCATTTAGCTCCAGCAATTTCTCGCCAGAACCATCTTTTTGAATATCATCAAGGGATATATTGTTAGAAATTCTAGTATATTCAAGAGCTAGAGCCTTAGTCAGAATGTCAAGTATTGTGGCAAATCTTTGATCTCTGAAAATGTCCCCGGCATATGAATAACCCATACATTTTCTACTGGCCCCAAGAGCCTCAGTTGCCAATTGGAGAGATTGTCTGTATTTGAGGATTTCTGGATTAAAATCGGGTACCATTGCCACACGGTCAACAAACTTCTGTAAAGACTCAGAAGCATTGGTGACACTGGGTAAATCCATCCCTTCCGCTTCACCCAGCTCATCAGAGTGGCAAATTTTCCCACGTTTTACACCGCTATATTCTTCATCCAGCTTGTTGTCGTAAAATGAAGATGATAAAACCCAAGGTAAATCCTCCCGTCTGTTTTGCTTTAGATCAGCATCCAATTCGGTCGATTTTCTGGGGAATCTGagtttaaattttttcatagGCCCTTTGTTGTGAGGCGGATAAATTAAGGCAAATAACCTATCAAATGGCATTTCATCTGGATCCCATGGCACTTGTTCGCTCTTAAAGGGGTTTTTTTTTGCAGTTTCCTCATCTGTTTCGCCGTAATATTGCAAAACGTCCTCTATATATACACTAGACCTCAATGTTTCCACATGGTTGTTTATTTCATCGTTAATGAGGAATGATGCCCTGTATTCGTTGAAGAAGTGTTGGTCAAAGCTCTTGGCAGTTTTACCTGTAAAAATAGTGGAATTGTgttttaaatgtattaacTCATCCCAAGGGTTATAAGGGTTTATCCAACTGAGATCTTCATCAATATCTTGAGTTTCGCTAGCAAGTTTATTTGCCTTTATTATTACATCATTCAAACTTTTGGAATGACTAACCAGTACTTTTTCCGTATTTGTGCCTggtaatattgtataattgtCTAGTGACTTTTCAAATCGAATTGATCTCAACTTTTGCACTTGATCTTTTAATCCTTGGGTATCTTCGTAATACTGATTGGCAGAGAGTTTATCTGCCAAAGATCTATCCTGATGTATGTAATATCCATAGCCCACACTAGGTCGCGTCTTATCTACTGGAGATCTGGCTTCAATGTTGGTTTTGCCCCAACTTTTGATAACGGAATCTCGTGTGTACATATCGTATACGGTACCACCAAATGGGAACCTAAATCCTTTACTATCTTGCTCAGCAACCATATCACTACATTtcttatacaaattttcattgcTACTTTCACTGAGCTTTGGTGCGATTTCGGGTGCGTccaacaatttgtatagtaTATCAGAATAGTCTTTGGGCTTACATGCCTCTGTCAAATCAATCGCTTCTGCATAATCAACTATTTGAGAGGGCTTTAATTCTGTGATATTAGATTCAGCTTTGAGCGTTTTAATGTTACGATCAATGTACTTGCTCAGAGGTAATTCcatatcattatatattcttTCGTAGTCAATCTGTCCGGCCTCTTTATCAGATAAGTCATTAGGCTCAGATGATTTTGTCGAACTTCTATAGTACCGTACGGGAGTATTTTGTCCTACAAATTCCGTGGAAATATCATCAAGAATGTCATCCACATCGTTTCTTTTATCACCATGACTTTTAGACACACTGGCATTGCTACTATCCGTATCAGAGTGTGAACTTGAGCCTGATGATTCCATCCATCGAGAGAGACACTCAAAAGTGGAATGATTTAGACGAACACCTatattgttgataatataGCAGTGTCTAAATTTCAAAGGAAACGTAATGTTAGCATAGTTGCTAACTAAGAGTGCTAGTGCAGTGAACGAGGGGAGGTACATCACTGAAAAAGAAATTTTCATCGGGAACTCATAGCTGGTAGAGATAATGAGaaaaatgcaataaaaaaCCCATCGAGCAATCAACTGACCTAGACGGAATGAGCGAACCTCCCATTTGTCCAGACAAATGTTAACgttacaatatatttaaaatataattattaaatcattgTTAGATTGAATGGTAAAGTGATCAATGAAACTTTTAAAACTTTTAAGCTAGATACTTTACATAATTAAGGAAGGAATCACAATATTAAGTGCTTTGTGTGGCGACGTGTGTATCcttgtaaaaattaaaaaattttgataatccAATATTAAGTTATGAACAACTTGGTATAACTATCAAAGGGATGTTTATGCCCTGTCTTGGGACATGTTACAATCCCCTCTTCGGTATAACATTTTAGGGCATTATATGAATAAACGATACCGTCTGGGCTGGCCATAGGCGGATTTAAGTCATCCATAACCTGACCAGTAATTGGACAAACCAATACGCTTTGTAATCGGTGCAGTGTAGGCACTTGTTCTACGTAAACCGACCAATCGGGGCAGCAAGAAGGGCAAGATATGGCACGACAGTCCCGACACGCCTTGGATTTCATTGCACTAAATCCAGCATGTAAAATATAGTGTACTAGAGGATATTCACTATACCCTTGAGCTTGTGCAACAGCAGATTCATATAACTTCAGTATGCTGTCCAATTTATCCTTTGTGTCATTAACATTTATCCCCTTGAGGCATGAGGTAATAGCCTTTCTAATTTCCGGACTATCCGTCTTGCCACCGCCCTGttcaatcaattttaccacCAATTCCATATCATCATTTGCAGCAGCGTTAATAATCCTTTGTGCAAGCACTTGATCCTCTAGCGGTATATATAACTTGTTTAACTTATATCGGTAATTATTAATCCATTTTAACACTCCCTCTAAATTACCAGATTTTATCTGATCGCTCACATGCTTGACTTCAGTAAAAAGTTCTAAGTCAGCCAAGTTATTCAAATTCTCCTTAGCCGCCAATTGTTTTGCTGTGTTAATGTAGCCGCGACGATTAAGAAACTCCATTAGTGTCCAAGAGACGCGTTTATGAACATaatcatttgtaatattgaaattagGATTTTGTTGTACATTTTGAAGATTTGGTTCGGCAGAAAGCATGTCAATACGCTCCACTATAGTATCAAAGTAATTTTCCTGCTCTGTGTTTGACTGTTTAACCAACTGGTCAAGTGTTTGTAGTCTGTCAATTGCCTTTTTTAACTTTAATCGTATCGTATGAGGATCACTAATATTTATGAGTTTCTTAGTAATGAACTGGGTGATCAATTTCATCTCATGATCAACATTGCGGTATGTTTCACGCATATTGTCATTTATCTGCTCAAATATCGTGGACAGTAGCCATCGATCCAACGTAGCCACTGTATTTGAACTCATTGATAGTATTTAAGTTTACATATGTGACATCCCAATACctgttatatataataccACACATGCTATGCTATTCAGTACCACGACGATGTCTATACCCTAGGGCAATGTAGTTAAATTTTAACAGCAATAGagattatatttaaaatattttctattcaatatttaaaaatatatttggaaacATTAGATAACGTTTTGATTATTCGCGAAATAGTATCATTTTCTAAACATGACAGATTGTGAATTAAACATTGCTACAATTATAGGTCCATATTCGGAATCTGTGCTAGGGGAGATAAAAACCAACATAACTcatgaaaatgatgattttgggatatattttgcaatatcAAATAAGTACTACTATGCCAAAATTCACTTTTACATAGTTAATTCATATAGTATGTCTGATATACCATCTAACGCTCAGGCAATAATTATCACTTCCAAAGAAGATGATGCTAAAAagataatttcaaattttaagTCAATTTCCAACCCTATGAAATTCCTGTGGATTATTGATCCTCCTACCAATTCCGAAGCTGTCGACGAGCTAGAGGATCTATGCTTCGAGTGTGGATTTGAGCTAATATTGTCCAAAAAAAACTCCACACATAACACTCAGGACAAACGTTTAGATTGTGctaatattacaaataacaaaattaacacTTTTCAAGTGCCTCTACTGTTTAATGGCACTATTGACAACCCATCTCTCAAGCTTTTTAGATCATTAGAATGTCACAAATGGACCAACTCCATTAAACAGGCTAAGGATGATATATCTCTTGATCGTGCCATAGAGGTCGTCAAAGAAGCTAGGGAATGGAACTTAAAGTCTAATGATATCAGTGAAAGGGTAGCAAGGGCAACCAGTGCCATTATGGAGATTAAATCACTACTATAACGATGCATGATTGTCTGTCATTGAACATGATTATTGACTATTTAAAAGTAgtgaatttataaaattattagcaATTTGCCGTATCACTTGGCTACCCTAATTAATCGTAATTACAACTCTTACAATATTTGACTGTGCTGTATTGTTAATGAGATTTTGTTGTTACGTCCATATCATCCAAAagataattaaaaatgttatgtTATGTAAACTGCGGTGATCATACGCATGTACTGGCGTTATTATGATTTTTCTTAGACTTCTGGTAGAGTTTGACTAAGATACAAACAAACATTCCAAAGGTGCCGAAAACCGCCCacaaaaaaataacatagaTAATAGCAGTAAAGTCCCCTACGATATCAGCAACATAGCCAGGTAGTATTGATCCTGCCATATaaccaaaaatattgtacattGCAGCACTAACACTTGAGGCTAAGGCTCGTAACCTGGGTTCGACCGAATTGATGGACAATACCATTGCTGGAGGAACTATACATCCGCCAAAAAATAGCACAATCCAAATATTGGTAACCAATACATAAAAGTTGCGCTTGAAGAATGTCACAATAATACCACAGCCCAGACATAAAAGTGACCAAAAGAACgaaatgtataatatacGCATAACCGAATTTTCATCATACCCAGCAACACAATCCACAATTGCCGAACCAAAAAGTACGCCAAATGTAGGGGAAGTAACAGCTGTAACAGAAAAGACAACATACACCAGAACCTCGCTAACTTCGCACATGCGGATTAGATATGAGGTAATCCAGTATTGTATACCAGTGAGTTCGAAGTATAGAGCGCATAAGGTGATTACAATTGGGACATACATGCCATTTCTGGATGAATTTtgtatgaatatatttacaaatcaTGATCATACACATGCAAACCCAAactaatttgttaatatgtatactaacgattaatatatataataaaacaataaatagtttaggataaaataaaatttgtaaatttaaaaaatagtGAAATCATATATCAGTAATAACTcgtatacaaattaataaatattattaagtatataaatttttgatgacaatatttataaatttatataaatactatGTGAtttcattgtatattaatgagAAAATTAAtcttataataaaaaaaatttgaaatgcATCAAATGTGtagtgataataataagttgttaattatataatagatgaataattgaaaaaaaaCTTTTTATTATTGAAGTTAAAAAACGcattaaaatgtataataaaatacatactTGAAAAGcgcaaaaaaatcattacaCGTGCATGAAGACTCAAGTATGGCTTTAGgtttatcaacaattccATCAGTTGAactattcaaatattttgattgaTTCTGGATACCAAGGTGCATTTTATACTGAGAAATACTTAGTATGGATGGACTGTGAAACTTTTCATAAATCTGACCATCTGATAATCGTCTGCGATGTGGATTTTCACAAGTTCCAGACCCAATATTAGGCATGGAAACTCTAGTGATCGTTCCATTGTGTGATAATTCGGAATTGGACATTATTGTACTCAACTTACTGTCACCAAATTCCAAATGGAGGGGTAAATTAACCTTGTTGCCTGGAAGTATTACATACAAAACAAACTGAATAAAAAGGCCTACAGCCTGGATGCAAAGTGAATATCTCCAGCCCCAAGAGCTGAAAGATCCGAGCATTGCAGTTATTCCATAACCAAACACAGTGCCGATAATGATAGAGCCCTGTAAAATACCCATCCAAAGAGTGCGATATTTTAGTGGGGAGTAAGTGTCAACCCATACTGGGGCGTAgattacaaaaattgctTGGGTAATCCCAATGGTAAACCGACCAATGTAGAATAATGATTTGTGAAAGGCGACTGCTAAGATGACAATTGCTACTAAGTTAGTGCTCAAACCTAGAGAGCATAGGTACTGTGCTTTAAATCGTAATAACAGTTTCCCAGAAAATGTAGTAATAACTATTAATCCAAAAAATGGCAATGCACCAAGAATACCCAATTCTGTCTCTGAAAAATTGTAAGGTtctttaacaaaattaatcataACGGCCATGGAGCCCACGTCATAATTAACGAAAATCTCCAAAAGAATGATCAATATAAACACATATAGATCGCCAATTATACCATATTGGTTCCCCCGTTGTATATTCAAATCTATTTCAGTCTGTAAGGCATCATTAGTGTATTTATTGGTGTCATCATCTGATTTGATGGAAGCACTGGCTTCTTGTGATGTGCAAAAGTGCTTATCAgacatatttacaataaaattgttgtaaatttgaaattttatatttatatgagTCTTTCAAGTGTGaatgtctaaataaatgtgatTAATGTGCGGTTGGAATGCAAAAGTGATGCAAAAATGAGTGTGTGACGAAAACCTGCAATTATGACCATTTTGAagtaatataaattaggatcattaaaattgaagttTGTTGGGTAATTACATTGTGTAAAAACGTTGCAATAACGAACAATTAACAAACACCCAAAAACTAAAACTGTCTATTAGTGGGGTACTGCATTCACTCTATcttaatatatcaataaattagccatttacaatttcatttgttatCCATTTACAAGACCACTTTTGTGCATCTAATTCATATAAGCAcgtcaattatttattagttatataCAGAGCTGGTGCAATTGTATCCGCCTCTCAACATAGATTGCCCACACATCTACCAGAGTGCATTAGTCCTGTGCTAAAGCATTTTGACACGCAAGTAACTTATTTTGTcttgatattaaattataaatattaaggTTCACGCATGATTTGTTACGTCAATGTGTATATACCAATGTGGTGTTTAATGGATAAATATCTATTTGAGATTAGTGttgacattttaattatatattaacgCTGCTAGTTCATTTTGGAAGTgtttcatatttaaatttgagatgttagttaatttattaatgatgAGTATATCTCAGCTCATGTGTAGGTTGTTTGGTATTTGTATCACGTCAGGTGTGACAGCATCACTCCTTTAAAGATTAATTTTCTTAcacaaaattgtatattgattattgataaaataactCTAAATGCATAAACCATATTTAAGTCATATAATGAAATGactgtatattatatgtttaatcGTTATTATTAAgtgcaataaattaatttcgAAAGTATTTGTTTGACAGTGATAATTACACACATAAAAgtgtatttaaaaatcaattgaGACGATATTTGGAGTATATGCAACGATCATATGATTGCTTGatgtttaataaataaatgcagATCTATTCGTACAGGCGTATTGCATGCAATAatccaaacaattttagctaatatattaatgcATTTACTGTATAGAATACGCTAAATAATAGATTGTACTAAAGTATTGAAAGATAAATACAGTAGATATCAAATTAAACTTGTTATGAACTGAAACGGTGGGGCCAGTAGCTTAATTGTAGAAGGATGAGTGGACCAAATCCAGTTAACGAATTACGCAATATGGTGAAGGCAAATCGTGGCCCGgccaaaatatatatatcattctTTGCTATTATATTTTTCCTCTACATCCTTTGCTCAGATGGAGATTTCTCATTTCTCCTAACACTTTCGTCACTTATTGGTTCTCTCAGTTTTCTTATGGTCTCATTTTGTGTGTTTTCTGCCAAATCTGTATCTGGAATCTCCCTGAACATGATCTTATGCTACGTTTTTATCTTCCTTTTCCGTCTTTTTTCAATCATTCCATATCAAGGGTACGTTGTTtctaatttagttatttacCTTATGACAGATCTGGGGATTGGCTTTACCAACTTTCAGAAATTTCATGCTTTGTCATGAGTATCTATATTGGCTATTCATGTATTGTGAGCTATAGATCAACATATGAAGAGGATGATGATACGCTGAAATGTCAATACATACTTATTCCATCATTTATTCTAGCCTGCATTTTACATTCATCTCTAAATAATGCATTTTTATCAGATATATCGTGGGCTTTTGCACTTTATGCTGAGGCTTTATGTGTTTTACCTCAGCTGATAATGTTTCAAAACGGGGTAAGTACACTAATTGATACAGAAAGGGAAAGTTACTCCATTTCAGGCGCATTTCTTAGCAGCTCAAGCCTTATCTCGCACATTTTCATTCATTTTCTGGATTTCTACATACAAAGAACTAAATACCAAAGGGAATTTGCTTAAGCCATTCGTCGGCTGGTGGGTCGTGCTAATGGAATTCTTGCAAATTGCCATCATGGGTGATTTTGTATACAGTTATATTAAGTGTTTGGAGAAGGGGGTACCCGTGCAATTTATGTTATCGGAGAATGTATAACTACataacatttaaattaaatgtgaACGAAGCCcatatgtaattaaaaGCATTAATGCTTCAATGAAGATTACTTTTAAATTCCACTGAAAAATACCTTGGAATTGtataatcacaaaatttaataattctaCTGTATAATAAACATTATAGTATGAACAGTATTTAACTAAGTAATAGTTATATCCGCGTGTAATTGCTAGCAATGTGTGTGATAGCTAACCTaataattgacaaaatagTTGTTCattatatgaaattttttgcagATATTTGTGTGTTTGTACAAAAGCACCAAAactatactattattaaatatgttatgtATCAGAATAAAATCGCCACACATTCATCATATACGTATACATTAGCTTGGTTTTATGGAAACCCTAGGGGttttatcatcaataaCTCTATTAAAATCTATCGcttatattttgtatgaATATTTACTCGAATTTTCTTCTAGTTACACAACTGTCTATcaacacaaattaaatggATTCCATTTCACAAATTATGTGAATCCACTCAGAAACATGTATCCACTATTCCATAGTGGTCGCACATACATTGAATTACTAAGAGAATCGCATTTTATAAACTCTATATCACTTaaaaacacaaattatgTTTTGGATTCCATACAATTGCATCCATTGGTGTTGAAACCCCTAAATTTTTACTTATTCGGCACACCATTTTCATATactgttaaatatttcatcattatcGCACTAATTGACCTAATTACGGcaatttcatttaaatatttaatgcaTAACGCTCAATATTTGGACAATAGTTGGCAATTTGACATTGAATACCCCGATAAATTCGCCATTTACTACCTACTAAATCCAATTAGTGTATGGAAAACcttatttagataatttcAAACTTCTGTTTAAGCATGGATAATTTAAACTATATGCTTATAGTCCTCGCTTTACTTGTTATAACGCATGATACCACTGTTTATGAATTCAAGGCActtaaacaaaaattaggCGatggaaataaatttatcatcgATATTGGGATTGATATTTGTcacaattgtatttttttcACGTTACTAGGGtttatttatcaaataaacTCTATAAATCATATTTGTACCGTATTTGCACTAGGATTCATAATGTACAGGTATAGAATTGACACTATTGTATATGATGTGGCTAAGTCAAGACGAAATTATATACGTATAACATACGGTATTACGTGTATCctatcattttttgcacatcattatacaattaaaactCTCAGCAATATGCTAGGAGGTATTGTAAGTcatgaaattaaatagaaatttttcaaaaatatatcacttGGCCACTTCAATTCGGCATATCTACCCAACTTATCCATCTACTGGTATATATTTCTAGTGATTCCCACTATGTATGTCGAAGCTGCgaaatta from the Babesia microti strain RI chromosome I, complete genome genome contains:
- a CDS encoding Macrophage erythroblast attacher (overlaps_old_locusTagID:BBM_I02420), translating into MSSNTVATLDRWLLSTIFEQINDNMRETYRNVDHEMKLITQFITKKLINISDPHTIRLKLKKAIDRLQTLDQLVKQSNTEQENYFDTIVERIDMLSAEPNLQNVQQNPNFNITNDYVHKRVSWTLMEFLNRRGYINTAKQLAAKENLNNLADLELFTEVKHVSDQIKSGNLEGVLKWINNYRYKLNKLYIPLEDQVLAQRIINAAANDDMELVVKLIEQGGGKTDSPEIRKAITSCLKGINVNDTKDKLDSILKLYESAVAQAQGYSEYPLVHYILHAGFSAMKSKACRDCRAISCPSCCPDWSVYVEQVPTLHRLQSVLVCPITGQVMDDLNPPMASPDGIVYSYNALKCYTEEGIVTCPKTGHKHPFDSYTKLFIT
- a CDS encoding hypothetical protein (overlaps_old_locusTagID:BBM_I02430); protein product: MTDCELNIATIIGPYSESVLGEIKTNITHENDDFGIYFAISNKYYYAKIHFYIVNSYSMSDIPSNAQAIIITSKEDDAKKIISNFKSISNPMKFLWIIDPPTNSEAVDELEDLCFECGFELILSKKNSTHNTQDKRLDCANITNNKINTFQVPLLFNGTIDNPSLKLFRSLECHKWTNSIKQAKDDISLDRAIEVVKEAREWNLKSNDISERVARATSAIMEIKSLL
- a CDS encoding ER lumen protein retaining receptor (overlaps_old_locusTagID:BBM_I02440) encodes the protein MSGPNPVNELRNMVKANRGPAKIYISFFAIIFFLYILCSDGDFSFLLTLSSLIGSLSFLMVSFCVFSAKSVSGISLNMILCYVFIFLFRLFSIIPYQGYLPYDRSGDWLYQLSEISCFVMSIYIGYSCIVSYRSTYEEDDDTLKCQYILIPSFILACILHSSLNNAFLSDISWAFALYAEALCVLPQLIMFQNGKGKVTPFQAHFLAAQALSRTFSFIFWISTYKELNTKGNLLKPFVGWWVVLMEFLQIAIMGDFVYSYIKCLEKGVPVQFMLSENV
- a CDS encoding GPI transamidase subunit PIG-U (overlaps_old_locusTagID:BBM_I02445;~overlaps_old_locusTagID:BBM_I02450); the protein is METLGVLSSITLLKSIAYILYEYLLEFSSSYTTVYQHKLNGFHFTNYVNPLRNMYPLFHSGRTYIELLRESHFINSISLKNTNYVLDSIQLHPLVLKPLNFYLFGTPFSYTVKYFIIIALIDLITAISFKYLMHNAQYLDNSWQFDIEYPDKFAIYYLLNPISIISNFCLSMDNLNYMLIVLALLVITHDTTVYEFKALKQKLGDGNKFIIDIGIDICHNCIFFTLLGFIYQINSINHICTVFALGFIMYRYRIDTIVYDVAKSRRNYIRITYGITCILSFFAHHYTIKTLSNMLGGIKFFKNISLGHFNSAYLPNLSIYWYIFLVIPTMYVEAAKLLLDYHVLLYLFPLAMKFGDTPTILLTLLTSISFVTSDTLSVSDISFCLVLMMMKYDTIKKQQFSKKIVFLVLALTLCVINLITCVGRTTSNPNYYFMTQMLSVFIFIIILNDYINVVK
- a CDS encoding sugar transporter, putative, producing the protein MSDKHFCTSQEASASIKSDDDTNKYTNDALQTEIDLNIQRGNQYGIIGDLYVFILIILLEIFVNYDVGSMAVMINFVKEPYNFSETELGILGALPFFGLIVITTFSGKLLLRFKAQYLCSLGLSTNLVAIVILAVAFHKSLFYIGRFTIGITQAIFVIYAPVWVDTYSPLKYRTLWMGILQGSIIIGTVFGYGITAMLGSFSSWGWRYSLCIQAVGLFIQFVLYVILPGNKVNLPLHLEFGDSKLSTIMSNSELSHNGTITRVSMPNIGSGTCENPHRRRLSDGQIYEKFHSPSILSISQYKMHLGIQNQSKYLNSSTDGIVDKPKAILESSCTCNDFFALFKNGMYVPIVITLCALYFELTGIQYWITSYLIRMCEVSEVLVYVVFSVTAVTSPTFGVLFGSAIVDCVAGYDENSVMRILYISFFWSLLCLGCGIIVTFFKRNFYVLVTNIWIVLFFGGCIVPPAMVLSINSVEPRLRALASSVSAAMYNIFGYMAGSILPGYVADIVGDFTAIIYVIFLWAVFGTFGMFVCILVKLYQKSKKNHNNASTCV